The Urbifossiella limnaea genome has a window encoding:
- a CDS encoding PSD1 and planctomycete cytochrome C domain-containing protein — MTRWSLATLACLTVCRGGAAAPVDYAREVKPLLRERCYACHGALKQKGKLRLDTVALMTTGGRSGPAVKAGDPTGSPLVARLCDPDEAARMPPEGKRLTTEQITTLRTWIAEGAKGPADERPEEDPAKHWAFQPVKRPAAPGPGNPIDSFLAAERGKRGLDPLPEADRATLLRRVHFDLVGLPPSPEEVRAFLADPAPDAYERVVDRLLASPQYGERWGRRWLDVWRYSDWYGRRSVPDVLNSYGQVWRWRDWTVRSLNADRGYDEMVRLMLAADELAPGDDAEAVATGFLVRNFFRWNYNNWMRDNVEHTAKAFLGLTLNCCHCHDHKYDPVTQAEYFRFRAVFEPLEIRHDRWPGEADPGVYPKYSYGAAYKPITSGMVRVAEDRPEAKTHFYTGGDERNVVKDREPVAPGVPAALGGVFKVEPVSLPAAAWYSGAKAFVRREEREKRELALVAAGAALATGGDLRTGEAAWTAAGSDLAALTARIAADDVIHLGAEGDPKAATEAAGRAERRHAANAARLALLRADEKGAPAARAKLDAAVKALDAPVTGYTPLTHVYPARTSSGRRTALARWITGRDNPLTARVAANHIWAGHFGRPLVETTNNFGRSGSPPSHPELLDWLAAELADNGWKMKPLHRLIVTSRAYRMSSAGAGAPAAAADPDNVFLWKFPTLRLEAEAVRDGLLAAAGELDLTAGGPEIPQDQGLTSRRRSLYLAHHGEARTEFLDLFDAANPCDAYRRTTSVLPQQALALTNSELALRTSRALAVKLPAADEGFVRAAFERVLGRPPHADESAASAAFLARQRALPAARANLVLALFNHTDFVTVR, encoded by the coding sequence ATGACACGCTGGTCCCTCGCCACCCTCGCCTGCCTGACCGTGTGTCGCGGCGGCGCCGCCGCGCCGGTGGATTACGCCCGCGAGGTCAAGCCGCTCCTCCGGGAGCGGTGCTACGCCTGCCACGGGGCGCTCAAGCAGAAGGGGAAGCTGCGGCTCGACACCGTCGCCCTGATGACGACCGGGGGACGGTCCGGGCCGGCGGTGAAGGCCGGCGACCCGACCGGCAGCCCGCTCGTCGCCCGTCTCTGCGACCCGGACGAGGCCGCGCGGATGCCGCCGGAAGGGAAGCGACTCACGACCGAGCAGATCACGACGCTGCGGACGTGGATCGCGGAAGGCGCGAAGGGGCCGGCGGACGAGCGGCCCGAGGAAGACCCGGCGAAGCACTGGGCGTTCCAGCCGGTGAAGCGGCCCGCGGCGCCCGGACCCGGCAACCCGATCGACTCCTTCCTCGCGGCCGAGCGCGGGAAGCGCGGGCTCGACCCGCTCCCCGAGGCCGACCGGGCCACACTCCTCCGCCGCGTCCACTTCGACCTCGTCGGGCTGCCGCCGAGCCCGGAGGAGGTCCGGGCCTTCCTCGCCGACCCGGCGCCGGACGCCTACGAGCGGGTGGTCGATCGGCTGCTCGCGTCGCCGCAGTACGGCGAGCGCTGGGGCCGGCGCTGGCTCGACGTGTGGCGGTACTCCGACTGGTACGGGCGGCGGTCCGTGCCGGACGTGCTCAACAGCTACGGCCAGGTGTGGCGGTGGCGCGACTGGACCGTGCGGTCGCTCAACGCCGACCGCGGGTACGACGAGATGGTCCGCCTGATGCTCGCGGCCGACGAGCTGGCCCCGGGCGACGACGCCGAGGCCGTGGCCACCGGGTTCCTGGTGCGGAACTTCTTCCGGTGGAATTACAACAACTGGATGCGGGACAACGTGGAGCACACGGCGAAGGCTTTCTTGGGCCTCACGCTCAACTGCTGCCACTGCCACGACCACAAGTACGACCCGGTCACGCAGGCGGAGTACTTCCGCTTCCGCGCCGTCTTCGAGCCGCTGGAAATCCGCCACGACCGCTGGCCGGGCGAGGCCGACCCGGGGGTGTACCCGAAGTACAGCTACGGGGCGGCGTACAAGCCGATCACGTCCGGGATGGTGCGGGTGGCCGAGGATCGGCCCGAGGCGAAGACGCACTTCTACACCGGCGGCGACGAGCGGAACGTGGTGAAGGACCGCGAGCCGGTGGCGCCGGGAGTGCCGGCGGCGCTCGGCGGCGTGTTCAAGGTCGAGCCGGTTTCGCTGCCCGCGGCGGCGTGGTACTCCGGGGCGAAGGCGTTCGTCCGCCGGGAGGAGCGCGAGAAGCGCGAACTCGCGCTCGTGGCCGCGGGCGCGGCGCTGGCGACCGGGGGCGACCTCCGCACCGGCGAGGCCGCGTGGACCGCCGCCGGCTCGGACCTCGCGGCGCTCACCGCCCGGATCGCCGCGGACGACGTGATTCACCTCGGGGCGGAGGGCGACCCGAAGGCCGCGACCGAAGCCGCCGGCCGGGCCGAGCGGCGGCACGCGGCGAACGCGGCCCGGCTGGCGCTCCTGCGTGCGGATGAGAAGGGCGCCCCAGCCGCGCGGGCGAAACTCGACGCTGCGGTGAAGGCGCTCGACGCGCCCGTGACCGGCTACACCCCGCTGACCCACGTCTACCCCGCGAGGACGAGCAGCGGCCGCCGCACGGCCCTCGCCCGGTGGATCACCGGCCGCGACAACCCGCTGACGGCCCGCGTGGCGGCGAACCACATCTGGGCCGGGCACTTCGGCCGGCCGCTGGTCGAAACGACCAACAACTTCGGCCGCAGCGGCTCGCCGCCGAGCCACCCCGAGCTCCTCGACTGGCTCGCCGCCGAGCTGGCGGACAACGGCTGGAAGATGAAGCCCCTGCACCGGCTGATCGTGACCAGCCGGGCCTACCGGATGTCGTCCGCGGGCGCCGGGGCGCCGGCCGCGGCGGCCGACCCGGACAACGTCTTCCTGTGGAAGTTCCCCACGCTCCGCCTTGAAGCCGAGGCCGTCCGCGACGGCCTCCTCGCGGCCGCCGGGGAACTCGACCTCACGGCCGGCGGCCCGGAGATCCCCCAGGACCAGGGGCTGACCTCGCGGCGGCGGAGCCTCTACCTCGCGCACCACGGCGAGGCGCGTACCGAGTTCCTCGACCTGTTCGACGCCGCCAACCCGTGCGACGCGTACCGCCGCACCACGTCGGTGCTGCCGCAGCAGGCGCTCGCGCTGACGAACAGCGAGCTGGCCCTGCGGACGAGCCGCGCGCTGGCCGTGAAACTCCCCGCGGCCGACGAGGGGTTCGTGCGGGCCGCGTTCGAGCGCGTGCTCGGCCGGCCGCCGCACGCCGACGAGTCCGCCGCCTCGGCGGCGTTCCTCGCGCGGCAGCGGGCGCTGCCGGCGGCCCGCGCCAACCTCGTGCTGGCGCTGTTCAACCACACCGACTTCGTCACCGTCCGCTGA
- a CDS encoding PVC-type heme-binding CxxCH protein has protein sequence MRDRTATLLLAAVAAAVPSAPAAGPGGVPPAEAARRMAPADGLAVRVFAAEPDVRQPIFVRCDDRGRVWTIQYLQYPNPAGLKRVAVDRWSRTVYDRVPEPPPQGPRGADRITICEDTDGDGTADTFKDFVAGLNLCTGVEFGHHGVYVLQAPYLLHYPDRDRDDVPDADPEVLLSGFGMEDAQSLANHLTWGPDGWLYGLNGSTTTCRVRGVEFQQGVWRYHPGTREFELFCEGGGNVFGLTFDDAGNLFYSSNLGLFWHAFQGGYYLKNVGKHGPLHNPYAYGHLSHVAHDAPTGGPTTGGTVYRGDSFPPRFRGRFLAGDFLRHTASSWELKPSGATVTASFRELLLDSRDPWFGATDLCVGPDGAVYVGDFYDRRTAHPDPDADWDRSNGRVYRVQALGAKAAPKIDLGALRTEELVALLRHPNGWTADRARVLLAGRAGRESWAALRELARDKEPRLALRGLWALHATGGLDQKFAEELLANPSEHVRAWAVRLLGDRKAVSPRLAERFAELAKSDPSIVVRAQLLCTARRLPSGQALPVVEQALRRGADVGDPVLAWLLWWAVESQAMAAAGRVTAFFAEAENRDRPAVRANLGRLVRRYAADGTAAGYRAAHTLLAAEKVTLLPDLDRGLAERAVGRPAVGQGGLFDALAAPGRELPPRKYDPLASDLADVIRAAWAAAPGDAVRTRLALRAGVADARERVHADVSGPNTTRPARLARLAVLEELGDTACLPAVLPHLASRDADVQAAALSVVARVGGAEAGTAVVRAYPALPAALKPRARAVLFGRADWAKGFLALIDARTVAAADVPVEQVRLLALLGDAPIDAAVRKHWGRVSPGTPEEKLAEVRRFRNDLRAGPGDAARGKALFAQHCGACHKLFGEGGTVGPDLTTTSRADTAWLLASVVDPGAVVRAPYVPVAVRTDDGVVRTGIVAEQDGASLTLVDAKAERTRVPRERIESVRDLSASLMPEKLLDALTPQERRDLFRYLQQPGR, from the coding sequence ATGCGCGACCGCACCGCCACCCTCCTGCTCGCCGCCGTCGCCGCGGCGGTGCCGTCGGCCCCCGCGGCCGGGCCCGGCGGCGTCCCGCCGGCCGAGGCGGCGCGGCGGATGGCCCCCGCCGACGGGCTGGCGGTGCGCGTGTTCGCGGCCGAGCCGGACGTGCGGCAGCCGATCTTCGTGCGGTGCGACGACCGCGGCCGGGTGTGGACGATCCAGTACCTGCAGTACCCGAACCCGGCCGGCCTCAAGCGGGTGGCGGTGGACCGCTGGTCGCGCACCGTCTACGACCGCGTCCCCGAGCCGCCGCCGCAGGGGCCGCGCGGCGCCGACCGCATCACCATCTGCGAGGACACCGACGGCGACGGCACGGCCGACACGTTCAAGGACTTCGTGGCCGGGTTGAACCTCTGCACCGGGGTCGAGTTTGGCCACCACGGCGTGTACGTGCTCCAGGCGCCGTACCTCCTCCACTACCCCGACCGCGACCGCGACGACGTGCCCGACGCCGACCCCGAGGTGCTGCTGTCCGGGTTCGGCATGGAGGACGCGCAGTCGCTGGCGAACCACCTGACCTGGGGGCCGGACGGCTGGCTGTACGGCCTCAACGGCAGCACCACGACGTGCCGCGTCCGCGGCGTCGAGTTCCAGCAGGGCGTGTGGCGGTACCACCCCGGCACGCGGGAGTTCGAGCTGTTCTGTGAGGGCGGCGGGAACGTCTTCGGCCTCACCTTCGACGACGCCGGCAACCTGTTCTACTCGTCGAACCTCGGCCTGTTCTGGCACGCCTTCCAGGGCGGCTACTACCTGAAGAACGTGGGCAAGCACGGCCCGCTGCACAACCCCTACGCCTACGGCCACCTGTCGCACGTCGCCCACGACGCCCCGACCGGCGGCCCCACCACCGGCGGCACGGTCTACCGCGGCGACAGCTTCCCGCCGCGGTTCCGCGGCCGCTTCCTCGCCGGCGACTTCCTCCGCCACACGGCGTCGAGCTGGGAGCTGAAGCCGAGCGGCGCGACGGTGACGGCGTCGTTCCGCGAACTCCTCCTCGACAGCCGCGACCCGTGGTTCGGTGCGACCGACCTGTGCGTCGGGCCGGACGGCGCGGTGTACGTCGGCGACTTCTACGACAGGCGCACCGCCCACCCCGACCCGGACGCCGACTGGGACCGCTCGAACGGCCGCGTTTACCGCGTGCAGGCCCTCGGCGCGAAGGCGGCGCCGAAGATCGACCTCGGCGCACTCCGGACGGAGGAGTTGGTCGCGCTGCTGCGCCATCCGAACGGCTGGACCGCCGACCGGGCGCGGGTGCTGCTCGCGGGCAGGGCCGGGCGCGAGTCGTGGGCGGCACTCCGCGAACTCGCCCGGGACAAGGAGCCGCGGCTGGCGCTGCGCGGGCTGTGGGCGCTGCACGCCACCGGCGGGCTCGACCAGAAGTTCGCGGAGGAGCTACTGGCGAACCCGTCGGAACACGTCCGCGCGTGGGCCGTGCGCCTGCTCGGCGACAGGAAGGCCGTCTCGCCGCGCCTGGCGGAGCGGTTCGCGGAGTTGGCGAAGTCGGACCCGAGCATCGTGGTGCGGGCGCAGCTCCTCTGCACAGCCCGGCGGCTCCCTTCCGGTCAGGCGCTTCCGGTCGTCGAGCAGGCGCTGCGCCGCGGCGCGGACGTGGGCGACCCGGTGTTGGCCTGGCTGCTGTGGTGGGCGGTCGAGTCGCAGGCGATGGCGGCCGCCGGCCGCGTGACCGCGTTCTTCGCCGAGGCGGAGAATCGCGACCGCCCTGCCGTGCGCGCGAACCTCGGCCGGCTGGTGCGACGCTACGCCGCCGACGGCACCGCGGCCGGCTACCGCGCCGCCCACACCCTGCTCGCGGCCGAGAAGGTGACGCTCCTCCCCGACCTCGACCGCGGGCTCGCCGAGCGAGCTGTCGGCCGGCCGGCCGTGGGCCAGGGCGGGCTGTTCGACGCGCTCGCCGCCCCGGGCCGCGAGCTCCCGCCGCGGAAGTACGACCCGCTCGCGAGCGACCTCGCCGACGTCATCCGCGCCGCCTGGGCGGCCGCACCGGGCGACGCGGTCCGCACCCGGCTGGCGCTCCGCGCCGGCGTCGCCGACGCGCGGGAGCGCGTCCACGCCGACGTTTCGGGTCCGAACACGACGCGGCCGGCGCGGCTCGCCCGGCTCGCCGTCCTGGAAGAACTCGGCGACACGGCGTGCTTGCCCGCCGTACTTCCACACCTCGCCTCGCGCGACGCGGACGTGCAGGCGGCGGCGCTCTCGGTGGTCGCCCGTGTCGGCGGCGCCGAGGCCGGGACCGCCGTCGTGCGGGCGTACCCGGCGCTGCCGGCGGCGCTGAAGCCGCGGGCGCGGGCGGTCCTGTTCGGCCGCGCGGACTGGGCGAAGGGGTTCCTCGCGCTGATCGACGCCCGCACGGTCGCGGCCGCCGACGTGCCGGTCGAACAGGTGCGCCTGCTCGCGCTGCTCGGGGATGCGCCGATCGACGCGGCCGTGCGCAAGCACTGGGGCCGCGTGTCGCCCGGGACGCCGGAGGAGAAGCTGGCGGAGGTGCGCCGCTTCCGCAACGACCTGCGCGCCGGCCCCGGCGACGCCGCCCGCGGCAAGGCGCTGTTCGCCCAGCACTGCGGGGCGTGCCACAAGCTGTTCGGCGAGGGCGGCACGGTCGGGCCGGACCTCACGACCACCAGCCGCGCCGACACCGCCTGGCTGCTGGCGAGCGTCGTCGATCCGGGCGCCGTCGTCCGCGCCCCGTACGTGCCGGTGGCCGTGCGCACCGACGACGGCGTGGTCCGCACGGGAATCGTCGCCGAGCAGGACGGCGCGAGCCTGACCCTCGTGGACGCGAAGGCCGAGCGGACGCGCGTCCCGCGCGAGCGGATCGAGTCCGTGCGCGACCTGTCGGCGTCGCTGATGCCCGAGAAGCTCCTCGACGCGCTCACGCCGCAGGAGCGCCGCGACCTGTTCCGCTACCTCCAGCAGCCGGGGAGGTGA
- a CDS encoding polysaccharide deacetylase family protein: MPVSRRRFLSAVTAGGVASAAGLSVAQPRPRPALVAITLDLEMSAEYPRRGMTEWNYRKGDLDADTKRYAVRAAEEAKGLGGLVHFFALGQTLEQEDAGWLKDLAAAGHPVGNHTYDHVNLLARTLDDVQFRFRRAPWLVRGKTVAEVIEQNVEAATAALKERCGITPNGFRTPGGFATGLRDRADLQRMLLRQGFTWVSSLYPPHPCGTPKVEPGADVYAAIVRAQAAAQPFAYPSGLVEVPMSPVSDVTAFRTHYWKLEWFLKAVRLAVEEAVRTGGCFDFLAHPSCLVVEDPTFEAVKLICGLVRDAGPRAALVGLDRFAARAGKG, translated from the coding sequence GTGCCCGTCTCGCGCCGCCGGTTCCTCTCGGCCGTCACCGCCGGCGGCGTCGCGTCCGCCGCCGGGCTGTCGGTCGCCCAGCCGCGGCCGCGGCCCGCGCTCGTGGCGATCACGCTCGACCTGGAGATGTCGGCCGAGTACCCGCGCCGCGGCATGACCGAGTGGAATTACCGCAAGGGCGACCTCGACGCCGACACGAAGCGGTACGCGGTCCGCGCCGCGGAGGAGGCGAAGGGGCTCGGCGGGCTCGTCCACTTCTTCGCGCTCGGGCAGACGCTGGAACAGGAGGATGCGGGCTGGCTGAAGGACCTTGCCGCGGCCGGACACCCGGTCGGCAACCACACCTACGACCACGTCAACCTGCTGGCGCGGACACTGGACGACGTTCAGTTCCGCTTCCGCCGCGCGCCGTGGCTCGTCCGCGGGAAGACGGTCGCCGAGGTGATCGAGCAGAACGTCGAGGCGGCCACGGCCGCGCTGAAGGAGCGGTGCGGCATCACGCCGAACGGGTTCCGCACGCCGGGCGGGTTCGCGACCGGCCTGCGCGACCGCGCCGACCTGCAGCGGATGCTGCTGCGGCAGGGCTTCACCTGGGTCAGCTCGCTCTACCCGCCGCACCCGTGCGGCACGCCGAAGGTCGAACCCGGCGCGGACGTGTACGCCGCGATCGTCCGCGCGCAGGCGGCGGCCCAGCCGTTCGCGTACCCGTCGGGGCTGGTCGAGGTGCCGATGAGCCCGGTCAGCGACGTGACCGCGTTCCGCACCCACTACTGGAAGCTGGAGTGGTTCCTGAAGGCCGTCCGGCTGGCCGTCGAGGAGGCGGTCCGCACCGGGGGCTGCTTCGACTTCCTGGCGCACCCGTCGTGCCTGGTGGTGGAGGACCCGACGTTCGAGGCGGTGAAGCTGATCTGCGGGCTGGTGCGGGACGCGGGGCCGCGGGCGGCGCTGGTCGGCCTCGACCGCTTCGCCGCCCGCGCGGGGAAGGGGTAG
- a CDS encoding transposase, whose product MDRETRGADGARTCETRYFATSLDPAVVTAAALLRLVRGHWSVENSLHFEKDRWWDEDRHVCRRPGLAERFTTLLSAAVSVLRVLNPGGKGEPLKAQADALNWDIERAINLMTR is encoded by the coding sequence GTGGACCGGGAGACCCGAGGGGCGGACGGCGCCCGGACGTGCGAGACGCGGTACTTCGCCACCAGTCTCGACCCGGCCGTGGTGACCGCCGCCGCGTTGCTCCGGCTCGTTCGCGGGCACTGGTCGGTGGAGAACAGCCTGCACTTCGAGAAGGACCGGTGGTGGGACGAGGACCGGCACGTGTGCCGCCGGCCGGGGTTGGCCGAGCGCTTCACGACCCTGCTGAGCGCGGCCGTGAGCGTGTTGCGGGTACTCAACCCCGGGGGTAAGGGCGAGCCGCTCAAGGCGCAAGCCGACGCCCTCAACTGGGACATCGAACGCGCCATCAACCTCATGACCCGCTGA
- a CDS encoding DUF1501 domain-containing protein has protein sequence MRRRTFLADAGLGFGSLALGAMLRRDAHAAPTHHAPKAKSVIWVFLSGGVSHVESFDPKPALTRYAGKTFAETPYPDPLRSPLFAKHSRDVVGGTRPYPKIFPLQVGFQRHGSLGIDVADWFPNVAGVADELAFVRSMYTTDNDHGAEFQMHTGRHQLDEQQPTIGAWASHGLGSLNDDLPSFVFLGQYKDVRVKKDFAADYLGPRHAGVELSLDPARPLPFAARGPGVSAEEQAQVFDLAGEFNRLAAARHPDDEQTRARVRAYELAFRMQRAVPGVLDLNREPAKVQALYGIDNPTTAVYGRRLLAARRLAESGVRFTLVYLSDYGEWDSHNDLRNLHARSAARVDRPLAGLVKDLKRKGLDEDVLVVCCTEFGRTPGLETRDAYKMPTGRDHHPHGFTVWFYGAGIKRGVIHGATDELGFHAVEHPHYVTDIHATVLDRLGLDPARLDVPGRKRLDADHGEVIRAICT, from the coding sequence ATGCGCCGCCGCACGTTCCTCGCCGACGCCGGGCTCGGGTTCGGCAGCCTCGCCCTCGGGGCGATGCTCCGCCGCGACGCCCACGCCGCCCCGACCCACCACGCGCCGAAGGCGAAGTCGGTGATCTGGGTGTTCCTGTCCGGCGGGGTCAGCCACGTGGAGAGCTTCGACCCCAAGCCCGCGCTCACGCGCTACGCCGGGAAGACGTTCGCGGAGACGCCGTACCCCGACCCGCTCCGGTCGCCGCTGTTCGCGAAGCACTCGCGCGACGTGGTCGGCGGCACCCGGCCGTACCCCAAAATCTTCCCGCTCCAGGTCGGCTTCCAGCGGCACGGCAGCCTCGGCATCGACGTCGCCGACTGGTTCCCGAACGTCGCCGGGGTGGCCGACGAGCTGGCGTTCGTGCGGTCGATGTACACGACCGACAACGACCACGGGGCCGAGTTCCAGATGCACACCGGCCGGCACCAGCTCGACGAGCAGCAGCCGACCATCGGGGCGTGGGCCAGCCACGGCCTCGGCAGCCTGAACGACGACCTGCCGTCGTTCGTGTTCCTCGGGCAGTACAAGGACGTGCGGGTGAAGAAGGATTTTGCCGCCGACTACCTCGGCCCGCGCCACGCCGGGGTCGAACTGTCGCTGGACCCGGCCCGGCCGCTGCCGTTCGCCGCCCGCGGGCCGGGCGTGTCGGCCGAGGAGCAGGCGCAGGTGTTCGACCTGGCCGGCGAGTTCAACCGCCTCGCCGCCGCCCGCCACCCGGACGACGAGCAGACCCGCGCCCGCGTCCGCGCCTACGAGCTGGCGTTCCGCATGCAGCGGGCGGTGCCGGGCGTCCTCGACCTGAACCGCGAGCCGGCGAAGGTGCAGGCGCTGTACGGCATCGACAACCCGACCACCGCCGTGTACGGCCGTCGGCTCCTGGCCGCGCGCCGGCTGGCGGAGAGCGGCGTGCGGTTCACGCTGGTGTACCTCAGCGACTACGGCGAGTGGGACTCGCACAACGACCTGCGGAACCTGCACGCCCGCAGCGCCGCCCGCGTGGACAGGCCGCTCGCCGGGCTCGTGAAGGACCTGAAGCGGAAGGGGCTGGACGAGGACGTGCTGGTCGTGTGCTGCACCGAGTTCGGCCGGACGCCGGGTCTGGAGACGCGGGACGCGTACAAGATGCCGACCGGCCGCGACCACCACCCGCACGGGTTCACGGTGTGGTTCTACGGGGCCGGCATCAAGCGCGGCGTGATCCACGGGGCGACGGACGAACTCGGGTTCCACGCGGTCGAGCACCCGCACTACGTGACGGACATCCACGCCACCGTGCTCGACCGCCTCGGCCTCGACCCGGCCCGCCTCGACGTGCCCGGCCGCAAGCGCCTCGACGCCGACCACGGCGAGGTCATCCGCGCCATCTGCACCTGA
- a CDS encoding cysteine hydrolase family protein, which produces MNRSLVLGFALGSLATAAVFPRGLPDTPALGAQEPPATRVYENTLTPIANPRPLLADYPQYVEPVVAARRFEAPRLVDDPDGDLDVRAWRWSYNARGIVEVPNRLRAKDTAVIMVHPWAVDDSWGWKTPEPNGVVDFCTPEKNALAGRHTKEVIDPFLTRLRDRVAFVMYSLPGPADPVRTKVYRSFAKTPTPAERAAGEKELRAALAAYRYTGDPLPAKLTLRTDRPAIDYFNQFPGLDAGPRYNGDGFWKLPIPVSTAVTVYPSDVVIYDAEGYAPLRDFLRRNGVRHVLLTGYATDMCFCRTTAGYENLSRDFDVFLVGDATLATFPANDTPRFATNAHVSFASLNQFITQVSWVVPAGARR; this is translated from the coding sequence GTGAACCGCTCACTCGTCCTCGGCTTCGCCCTCGGCTCGCTCGCCACCGCGGCCGTGTTCCCGCGCGGCCTCCCCGACACGCCGGCTCTCGGCGCGCAGGAGCCCCCGGCCACGCGCGTCTATGAGAACACGCTCACGCCGATCGCGAACCCGCGGCCGCTGCTCGCCGACTACCCTCAGTACGTCGAGCCGGTCGTCGCCGCGCGGCGGTTCGAGGCGCCGCGGCTCGTGGACGACCCCGACGGCGACCTCGACGTGCGGGCGTGGCGGTGGTCGTACAACGCCCGCGGGATCGTCGAGGTGCCCAACCGGCTGCGGGCGAAGGACACGGCCGTGATCATGGTCCACCCGTGGGCGGTGGACGACAGCTGGGGCTGGAAGACGCCCGAGCCGAACGGCGTGGTGGACTTCTGCACGCCCGAGAAGAACGCGCTCGCCGGCCGGCACACGAAGGAGGTAATCGACCCGTTCCTGACCCGCCTCCGCGACCGCGTCGCGTTCGTGATGTACAGCCTCCCCGGCCCGGCCGACCCCGTCCGCACGAAGGTCTACCGCTCGTTCGCGAAGACGCCAACGCCCGCCGAGCGCGCCGCCGGCGAGAAGGAACTGCGGGCGGCGCTCGCCGCGTACCGGTACACGGGCGACCCGCTGCCGGCGAAGCTGACGCTCCGCACCGACCGGCCAGCGATCGACTACTTCAATCAGTTCCCCGGCCTCGACGCCGGCCCGCGGTACAACGGCGACGGGTTCTGGAAGCTGCCGATCCCGGTGAGCACGGCGGTCACCGTCTACCCGTCCGACGTGGTGATTTACGACGCCGAGGGGTACGCCCCGCTGCGCGACTTCCTGCGGCGGAACGGCGTGCGGCACGTCCTCCTGACCGGGTACGCGACCGACATGTGCTTCTGCCGTACGACCGCCGGGTACGAGAACCTGTCGCGCGACTTCGACGTGTTCCTCGTCGGCGACGCGACGCTGGCCACGTTTCCGGCGAACGACACCCCGCGGTTCGCCACCAACGCGCACGTCTCGTTCGCGTCCCTCAACCAGTTCATCACCCAGGTGAGCTGGGTGGTGCCGGCGGGTGCCCGGCGCTGA
- a CDS encoding ISAs1 family transposase, translating to MSPTSDSLVAAFRQLTDPRHRRGVRHPFAGLLSVVFLGLLSRHPDFASLARWAKRHWPALREAFGLTRPYAPHATTYSRAAAAFSIDEFRGALAGWLARVMADAPTAAAVDGKTSKQAHDADGDPIHVLNVFAHDARVCLADWPIGDGKETEPEVLKAHLDELFAAWPSLRVLTGDALFCQRPLARAIVEAGRDYVLAVKDNQPDLHETIRAAFADATPASASATARGKNAGRSRPGGSGATRRRRTTPARR from the coding sequence ATGTCACCCACTTCCGACTCACTGGTCGCCGCGTTCCGCCAACTCACGGACCCTCGCCACCGCCGTGGTGTCCGCCACCCGTTCGCGGGGTTACTGTCCGTCGTCTTCCTGGGGCTGCTGAGCCGGCACCCCGACTTCGCCTCCCTCGCCCGGTGGGCCAAGCGGCACTGGCCGGCCCTCCGGGAGGCGTTCGGGCTGACCCGCCCGTACGCCCCGCACGCGACGACCTACAGCCGCGCGGCCGCCGCCTTCTCGATCGACGAGTTCCGCGGCGCCCTGGCCGGGTGGCTCGCCCGGGTGATGGCCGACGCCCCGACCGCGGCCGCGGTGGACGGGAAGACGAGCAAGCAGGCCCACGACGCCGACGGCGACCCGATCCACGTCCTCAACGTGTTCGCCCACGACGCCCGGGTGTGCCTGGCCGACTGGCCGATCGGGGACGGGAAGGAGACCGAGCCCGAGGTCCTCAAGGCCCACCTGGACGAGTTGTTCGCCGCCTGGCCGTCGCTCCGGGTGCTGACCGGGGACGCCCTGTTCTGCCAGCGCCCGCTGGCCCGGGCGATCGTCGAGGCCGGGCGGGACTACGTGCTGGCGGTCAAGGACAACCAGCCCGACCTGCACGAGACGATCCGGGCCGCGTTCGCCGACGCCACCCCGGCGTCGGCGAGCGCGACGGCGCGGGGAAAAAACGCGGGGCGGTCGAGACCCGGCGGGTCTGGTGCGACGCGGCGACGGCGGACTACGCCCGCGAGGCGCTGA